In Thalassospira sp. ER-Se-21-Dark, the genomic stretch CGGCACGGTTGAAGAAGTCGAAGCCAAACAGGCTGAAATCCTTGATGGGTCCTTCACGGTTGACGTAAACGACGAAGAACCGAAATCATCAATGTAAGATTTCGCTGAAATCACTGGGCAGTTCGGTTAAACAATCGAACTGCCCTTTGTCATTTACGACATGATACCGACCACAAAGCCGCCCACTGCCCCACAGCGTGACGCATAAAAACAAAACGGATTACCCGAATGTCATCTGCTGCGCACACACCATCCGAAACGTCGCAAGACCTGCTGCTTTCGCTGGCAGGTGTCACCAAAAGATTTGGCCTACTCGTTGCCAATGACGCCATCGACCTGACCGTTCACAAGGGTGAAATCGTTGCCCTGCTTGGTGAAAACGGTGCGGGTAAAACCACACTAATGAATATTCTGTTCGGTCACTATGTCGCAGACGAAGGCACCGTTACGGTTGCCAGTCGCGACGGTAATCTTGAACAGCTTGAACCGGGCGCCCCGCAGGCAGCCCTTGATGCCGGGATCGGCATGGTTCACCAGCATTTCACGCTGGCTGAAAACCTGACCGGTCTTGATAACATCGTCCTTGGGACCGAACCGATTTTCAGGCTCCGTCGTGATCGCAGCACAGCGCGTGCAAAGCTTGGTGAACTGATGGCCGGATCGGGCTTGAATGTCGATCTTGATCAGCCAGTGCACAAACTGACTGTTGGCGAAAAACAACGCGTTGAAATCCTCAAGGCGCTTTATCGCAATGCGCGGCTTTTGGTTCTTGATGAACCCACCGCTGTTCTGACACCGCAAGAAGCCGACAGCCTGTTTGCCATCCTGCGCAAACTTGCCGCAACCGGCCTTGCGGTGATCATCATCGCCCACAAGCTGGCCGAAGTTCTTGCCGTATCGCACCGGATTGCGGTGCTGCGTGGCGGGGCCAAGGTGGGCGAAATGAAAACCAGCGATGCGAACCACAAATCCATCGCCGAACTGATGGTCGGTCGCGAAGTTCCCGCCAGCCGCCGCGCACCCCGCACTCCCGGAAAGCCCGTCATCACCCTTGCCGATGTCACCATTGATCGCGGGGATTCCCGCCGGTCCCTGCATGGGGTGAATGTCACCGCCCGCGAAGGCGAAATTCTTGGCATTGCCGGGGTATCGGGCAATGGGCAGGCGGCGCTGGCGCAATTGATCGCCGGGCTTGATAAACCCGATAGCGGCACAGTCGAAATATTTGGCGAAAAAGTCACCAAATTCGACGCCCACACCTTCGCGCAGAACGGCATCGCACGCATCCCCGAAGACCGCCATCACGATGGCATGGTCGGGTCGATGACAGTGGCCGAAAATATCGCAATTGAAGATGTCCGAAGCCCGGAATACCAGAAACTTGGTTTCCTTGATTTTGAAGCCATCCGCAAACGTGCCGAGCATGCGATTGCCGATTACGATGTGCGCTGCCCGGGCCCCGATGCCCCGGCGCGCCTTTTGTCCGGCGGCAATATCCAGAAACTGATCCTGGCGCGTGTCTTGGAAAAATCGCCCAAGCTGATCCTTGCCAATCAGCCATCACGTGGCCTTGATGTCGGCGCGCAATCCGAAGTCCATCGTCGCTTGCTGGAAGCCCGTCAGGGTGGGGCGGCGGTCATTCTGATTTCCGAAGACCTTGATGAACTTCTGACCATTTCCGATCAGATCGCGGTGATCCATGCCGGGCACATAACGCCTGCCATGCCAACCGACAGTATTGATCGATCCGAGCTTGGCCTGATGATGGCCGGACAAAAAGCCGCCCTGCATGCCCCCGATGCCACTCCTGCCACGACGACCACCAATCCGGGAGAAACGGCATGATCCGCTTTGAACCGCGCAGCAATCCC encodes the following:
- a CDS encoding ABC transporter ATP-binding protein, which encodes MSSAAHTPSETSQDLLLSLAGVTKRFGLLVANDAIDLTVHKGEIVALLGENGAGKTTLMNILFGHYVADEGTVTVASRDGNLEQLEPGAPQAALDAGIGMVHQHFTLAENLTGLDNIVLGTEPIFRLRRDRSTARAKLGELMAGSGLNVDLDQPVHKLTVGEKQRVEILKALYRNARLLVLDEPTAVLTPQEADSLFAILRKLAATGLAVIIIAHKLAEVLAVSHRIAVLRGGAKVGEMKTSDANHKSIAELMVGREVPASRRAPRTPGKPVITLADVTIDRGDSRRSLHGVNVTAREGEILGIAGVSGNGQAALAQLIAGLDKPDSGTVEIFGEKVTKFDAHTFAQNGIARIPEDRHHDGMVGSMTVAENIAIEDVRSPEYQKLGFLDFEAIRKRAEHAIADYDVRCPGPDAPARLLSGGNIQKLILARVLEKSPKLILANQPSRGLDVGAQSEVHRRLLEARQGGAAVILISEDLDELLTISDQIAVIHAGHITPAMPTDSIDRSELGLMMAGQKAALHAPDATPATTTTNPGETA